From one Sesamum indicum cultivar Zhongzhi No. 13 linkage group LG13, S_indicum_v1.0, whole genome shotgun sequence genomic stretch:
- the LOC105176403 gene encoding mitochondrial uncoupling protein 5 has product MGLKGFVEGGIASIVAGCSTHPLDLIKVRMQLQGEGPSAVQPLRPAMAFPTSAAHNIHLPPPPPPPPRVGPLSVGIRIIQQDGAAALFSGVSATVLRQTLYSTTRMGLYDILKKKWTDPKTNNMPLTRKIVAGLIAGGIGAAVGNPADVAMVRMQADGRLPVAQRRNYKSVVDAISQMTKNEGVTSLWRGSSLTVNRAMLVTASQLASYDQVKEMILEKGLMKDGLGTHVTASFAAGFVAAVASNPVDVIKTRVMNMKVEAGKAPPYSGALDCAMKTINAEGPMALYKGFIPTISRQGPFTVVLFVTLEQVRKLLKDF; this is encoded by the coding sequence ATGGGTTTGAAGGGATTTGTTGAAGGAGGCATTGCTTCCATTGTTGCCGGCTGCAGTACTCACCCCCTGGATTTGATTAAGGTCAGGATGCAGCTTCAAGGGGAGGGGCCGTCGGCCGTTCAGCCTCTCCGCCCTGCTATGGCATTCCCTACCTCCGCCGCCCACAACATCCACCTTCCGCCTCCTCCTCCCCCGCCGCCCCGCGTCGGTCCTCTTTCTGTTGGGATCCGGATCATCCAGCAGGATGGCGCTGCAGCTCTCTTCTCCGGCGTTTCTGCTACTGTCCTCCGCCAGACCCTCTACTCCACCACCAGGATGGGGCTCTACGACATCCTGAAGAAGAAATGGACCGATCCGAAAACCAACAACATGCCTCTCACGAGGAAGATTGTCGCCGGACTCATCGCCGGCGGCATCGGAGCCGCCGTAGGGAACCCCGCCGATGTTGCTATGGTCCGGATGCAGGCCGACGGCCGCCTCCCGGTGGCCCAGCGGCGCAACTACAAGAGCGTGGTGGACGCCATTTCGCAAATGACCAAGAACGAGGGCGTGACTAGCCTGTGGCGCGGCTCATCCCTTACGGTGAACCGCGCCATGCTCGTCACCGCTTCTCAGCTCGCATCGTATGATCAGGTCAAGGAAATGATACTTGAGAAAGGCTTGATGAAGGACGGGCTGGGGACTCACGTGACGGCGAGCTTCGCCGCCGGATTCGTGGCGGCGGTGGCGTCGAACCCGGTGGACGTGATCAAGACCCGCGTGATGAACATGAAGGTGGAGGCGGGGAAGGCGCCGCCGTACAGCGGGGCCCTCGACTGCGCGATGAAGACGATCAATGCTGAGGGGCCAATGGCGCTTTACAAAGGGTTTATTCCGACGATCTCGAGGCAAGGACCATTCACTGTCGTGCTCTTTGTCACACTGGAACAGGTCCGGAAGCTGCTCAAGGATTTCTGA